Part of the Triticum aestivum cultivar Chinese Spring chromosome 4D, IWGSC CS RefSeq v2.1, whole genome shotgun sequence genome is shown below.
ATTTAGCTTGGACCCTGATAAGTGTCACATGTGTGGCATGAACACATGACAACTTCGAACGTTTTCTGTCGCAAGTTTAGTGACATGAGGATGACAAGTTTAGTTATCAAGCATGACAACTTTAGTTATCAAGCGACAATTTTTTTCGAATGGCAAGTTTCATTTTTCTGAGGGTTTTTTTTTCAGATGACATCTTTAGTTTTATAAAGTCAGGGCTGATGTGCTCCGTGgcacacgtgtgacacttatcatttgggttTAGCTTTGATAGCAGGCGTAATCAATAAATCATCATGTAATGTATATAAGGCGTTTTAGAGACTTGATGAAGGTCGTATCTACGATCCACGAAATATCTAATCTCCAAAGGTACGCGAATCAGACTGAAGCGGGCGACGACATCCTCACAATTCTGCCCCCAATCCACACATTCGCCTCCAGCCCTCTCTCGAGCCACACAAACCGCAGCCCGGAACCAATGGAACAAAACAAGAAGCCGGCACCACCACCACGGTGCGCGCCAAGACAAGGCAGGGGAGAGAAATTCGTCAATCCGCAGCACCAAAGCAATGgccgccgcgaccaccaccgcctcccgcCCTCTTCTGCTCTCCCGCCAGCAGGCGGCGGCTAGCTCCCTCCAATGCCGCCTCCCGAGGAGGCCCGGAAGCAGCCTCTTTGCCGGCCAGGGCCAGGCGTCGACTCCGAATGTGCGGTGCATGGCGGTCGTGGACACGCCCTCGGCGCCGGCGGTGGCGCCGGCTAGGAAGAGGAGCAGCTACGACATGATCACGCTGACGACGTGGCTGCTGAAGCAGGAGCAGGAGGGGGTCATCGACAACGAGATGACCATCGTGCTGTCCAGCATATCCACGGCGTGCAAGCAGATCGCCTCGTTGGTGCAGCGCGCGCCCATCTCCAACCTCACCGGCGTCCAGGGCGCCACCAACGTGCAGGGCGAGGACCAGAAGAAGCTGGACGTCATCTCCAACGAGGTAAGTACTGTCTAGGAGTAAGCAAATTAACTAGACGAACGTCAAACAGCAATTACTAACTGAGAACGATGTACTGTACGCGCGCGCGCGCAGGTGTTCTCGAACTGCCTGAGGTGGAGTGGTCGCACCGGCGTGATCGCATCGGAGGAGGAGGACGTGCCGGTGGCCGTGGAGGAGAGCTACTCGGGCAACTACATCGTGGTGTTCGACCCGCTCGACGGCTCCTCCAACATcgacgccgccgtctccaccggcTCCATCTTCGGCATCTACAGCCCATCCGACGAGTGCCACATTGGCGACGACGCAACCGTATGTAATCAAGACCTGAATTTCCCCTTCTCCTTCAGCACGGCTCACTCGTGCGCTAACAGAAATTTGCTCGCCTGGAGCGTGCAGCTTGACGAAGTGacgcagatgtgcatagtgaacgTGTGCCAGCCAGGGAGCAACCTGCTCGCCGCCGGCTACTGCATGTACTCCAGCTCGGTCATCTTCGTGCTCACCATCGGCACCGGGGTGTACGTGTTCACGCTGGACCCGATGTACGGCGAATTCGTGCTGACGCAGGAGaaggtgcagatcccaaagtcggGCAAGATCTACTCCTTCAACGAGGGCAACTACGCGCTTT
Proteins encoded:
- the LOC123097948 gene encoding fructose-1,6-bisphosphatase, chloroplastic-like codes for the protein MAAATTTASRPLLLSRQQAAASSLQCRLPRRPGSSLFAGQGQASTPNVRCMAVVDTPSAPAVAPARKRSSYDMITLTTWLLKQEQEGVIDNEMTIVLSSISTACKQIASLVQRAPISNLTGVQGATNVQGEDQKKLDVISNEVFSNCLRWSGRTGVIASEEEDVPVAVEESYSGNYIVVFDPLDGSSNIDAAVSTGSIFGIYSPSDECHIGDDATLDEVTQMCIVNVCQPGSNLLAAGYCMYSSSVIFVLTIGTGVYVFTLDPMYGEFVLTQEKVQIPKSGKIYSFNEGNYALWDDKLKKYMDSLKEPGTSGKPYSARYIGSLVGDFHRTMLYGGIYGYPSDQKSKNGKLRLLYECAPMSFIAEQAGGKGSDGHQRVLDIMPTEVHQRVPLYVGSVEEVEKVEKFLSSE